One Pectinophora gossypiella chromosome 9, ilPecGoss1.1, whole genome shotgun sequence genomic region harbors:
- the LOC126369367 gene encoding calcium-activated potassium channel slowpoke isoform X6: MASSEEEATTAAILEDDCLSVRKWWCFLLSSIFTFLAGLLVVLVWRACAFVCCRKEPELAPNDPKQKEQKAARQGKQEFEGTFMTEAKDWAGELISGQTTTGRILVVLVFILSIASLVIYFIDASSEEVERCQKWSDNITQQIDLAFNIFFMVYFFIRFIAASDKLWFMLEMYSFVDYFTIPPSFVSIYLDRTWIGLRFLRALRLMTVPDILQYLNILKTSSSIRLAQLVSIFISVWLTAAGIIHLLENSGDPLEFDNAQSLSYWTCVYFLIVTMSTVGYGDVFCHTVLGRTFLVFFLLVGLAMFASSIPEIIELVGSRSKYSGELKREHGKRHIVVCGHITYESVSHFLKDFLHEDREDVDVEVVFLHRKPPDLELEGLFKRHFTTVEFFQGTIMNPIDLQRVKVHEADACLVLANKYCQDPDAEDAANIMRVISIKNYSDDIRVIIQLMQYHNKAYLLNIPSWDWKQGDDVICLAELKLGFIAQSCLAPGFSTMMANLFAMRSFKTSQEMAIWTNDYMRGTGMEMYTETLSTTFVGMPFKLAAELCFTKLKLLLLAIEIKGEEGADSKISINPRNAKIHANTQGFFIAQSADEVKRAWYYCKACHEDIKDETLIKKCKCKNLTAHQRKVGADLDVGMMMMQTGMVKQNLNTYRGCLDDDHHPPPTFTPPELPKKVHVRGEIARERGEDISLINRNHRSAAPTSLLSPMANQLMNTTTTRQVNKVKPNVNRAPPDTPTSRSSGGNQNSNGVSLPAGLADDQSKDFDFEKTEMKYDSTGMFHWSPARNLEDCILDRNQAAMTVLNGHVVVCLFADPDSPLIGLRNLVMPLRASNFHYHELKHVVIVGSVEYIRREWKMLQNLPKISVLNGSPLSRADLRAVNVNLCDMCCILSAKVPSNDDPTLADKEAILASLNIKAMTFDDTIGVLSGGAGANGGAATQPPPGAPPAPVLLQRRGSVYGANVPMITELVNDSNVQFLDQDDDDDPDTELYLTQPFACGTAFAVSVLDSLMSTTYFNQNALTLIRSLITGGATPELELILAEGAGLRGGYSTPESLANRDRCRVGQISLYDGPLAQFGEAGKYGDLFVAALRAYGMLCIGLYRFRDTSSSCDASSKRYVITNPPDDFCLLPTDQVFVLMQFDPGVEYRSQRRAGSATGSGGKDDAS; encoded by the exons GTAGTGTTGGTGTTCATCCTGAGTATAGCATCGCTCGTCATCTACTTCATTGACGCATCCAG TGAGGAGGTGGAGCGGTGCCAGAAATGGAGTGACAATATTACTCAGCAGATCGACCTTGcctttaacatattttttatggtctacttttttatacga TTTATAGCAGCTAGTGACAAACTATGGTTCATGCTCGAGATGTATTCATTTGTAGATTATTTCACGATACCCCCATCCTTTGTATCAATATACCTGGATAGAACGTGGATAG GGCTAAGGTTTCTCAGAGCTCTACGCTTAATGACCGTGCCTGATATTTTGCAGTACCTCAATATATTAAAGACATCGAGCTCAATTCGGTTGGCGCAATTAGTTTCTATATTTATATCAGTGTGGTTGACCGCTGCCGGCATTATTCATTTG CTGGAAAACTCTGGCGATCCGTTGGAGTTCGATAACGCACAGTCGCTATCGTATTGGACTTGTGTGTACTTCCTGATAGTGACCATGTCCACTGTAGGTTACGGTGATGTGTTCTGTCACACGGTTCTGGGCAGAacctttttggttttttttctccTCGTCGGCTTG GCAATGTTCGCTAGTAGCATTCCTGAAATTATAGAGCTGGTAGGAAGTAGGTCCAAGTACAGTGGCGAGCTGAAGCGTGAACACGGAAAAAG GCATATAGTTGTATGTGGACACATAACATACGAATCAGTGAGCCATTTTTTAAAAGACTTCCTACATGAAGACCGAGAAGACGTAGACGTTGAAGTTGTTTTTTTACACAG GAAACCGCCCGACCTGGAGCTCGAAGGCCTGTTCAAGAGACACTTTACCACTGTGGAATTCTTTCAAGGCACCATTATGAATCCAATCGACCTACAAAGGGTAAAA GTACATGAAGCGGATGCGTGCTTGGTGCTAGCAAACAAGTACTGTCAGGACCCTGACGCGGAAGACGCCGCTAACATCATGAGGGTCATCTCCATCAAGAACTATTCTGACGACATCAGAGTCATCATCCAACTGATGCAGTATCACAATAAG GCCTACCTCCTCAACATTCCATCGTGGGACTGGAAGCAGGGCGATGACGTCATATGCCTGGCGGAGCTCAAGTTGGGCTTCATCGCTCAGAGCTGCCTCGCGCCCGGCTTCTCCACCATGATGGCCAACCTCTTCGCCATGCGAAGCTTTAAGACG TCCCAAGAGATGGCTATATGGACTAATGACTACATGCGCGGTACCGGCATGGAGATGTACACGGAAACGCTAAGCACCACGTTTGTCGGGATGCCGTTCAAACTGGCAGCAGA ACTCTGCTTCACAAAGCTAAAGCTGCTGCTGCTCGCCATCGAGATCAAGGGTGAAGAGGGGGCGGACAGCAAGATCTCAATCAACCCTCGCAACGCCAAGATCCATGCCAACACGCAGGGATTCTTCATCGCGCAATCTGCCGATGAGGTCAAAAG AGCTTGGTACTACTGTAAGGCCTGTCACGAGGACATCAAGGATGAGACCCTCATCAAGAAGTGCAAATGCAAAAACT TGACCGCGCACCAGCGGAAGGTTGGAGCCGACCTAG ATGTcggaatgatgatgatgcagaCCGGGATGgtgaaacaaaatcttaataCGTATCGAGGTTGCCTCGACG ATGACCACCATCCTCCCCCCACCTTCACGCCGCCAGAGTTGCCCAAGAAGGTCCATGTTCGAG GTGAAATCGCAAGGGAACGAGGGGAAGACATAAGTT TAATAAACCGGAACCACCGAAGTGCTGCGCCTACTTCGCTTCTCTCCCCGATGGCCAATCAGCTCATGAACACCACTACAACGAGACAGGTCAACAAGGTCAAACCCAACGTCAACAGAGCACCGCCTGATAC GCCAACGAGTAGAAGTAGCGGTGGTAACCAGAACAGCAACGGTGTCAGTTTGCCAGCGGGGCTGGCGGACGACCAGTCCAAAGACTTCGACTTCGAAAAGACTGAAATGAAATACGACTCCACTGGCATGTTCCACTGGAGCCCCGCCAGGAATCTGGAGGAttgtatatta gacagaaaccaaGCGGCAATGACAGTTCTAAACGGCCACGTGGTAGTATGTTTGTTCGCGGACCCGGACTCGCCTCTAATAGGACTTCGGAACCTGGTAATGCCGCTCCGGGCGTCAAACTTCCACTATCACGAGCTGAAACACGTGGTTATCGTCGGCAGCGTCGAGTATATTAGGAGAGAATGGAAGATGTTGCAGAATCTACCCAAGATTTCTGTTTTGAAT GGTTCACCGCTAAGCCGGGCCGACTTGCGTGCAGTTAATGTCAATTTATGTGACATGTGCTGTATTCTATCAGCGAAG GTGCCATCAAACGATGACCCAACGTTGGCCGACAAGGAAGCTATTCTGGCTTCGCTGAACATCAAGGCGATGACGTTCGACGACACAATCGGCGTGCtgagcggcggcgcgggcgccaaCGGCGGCGCAGCCACGCAGCCGCCGCCCGGCGCGCCGCCCGCACCCGTGCTGCTGCAGCGGCGGGGCTCCGTCTACGGGGCCAATGTGCCTATGATTACTG AGCTGGTGAACGACAGCAACGTGCAGTTCTTGGACCAGGATGACGATGATGACCCCGACACGGAGCTGTACCTCACACAGCCTTTTGCTTGCGGCACCGCCTTCGCCGTCAGCGTGCTCGATTCGCTCATGTCTACT ACATACTTCAACCAGAATGCCTTAACCCTGATCCGGTCGCTGATCACGGGCGGCGCCACGCCAGAGCTGGAGCTCATCCTGGCAGAGGGTGCCGGCCTGCGCGGCGGATACTCCACGCCAGAGAGCTTGGCCAACAG GGACCGGTGTAGAGTGGGCCAGATATCTCTCTACGACGGTCCATTGGCGCAGTTTGGCGAGGCGGGCAAGTACGGCGACCTGTTCGTAGCGGCGCTGCGGGCGTATGGCATGTTGTGCATCGGGCTGTATCGCTTCCGAGACACGTCCTCATCGTGCGACGCCTCTAGCAAGCGATACGTCATCACCAACCCGCCTGATGACTTCTGCTTGCTGCCCACTGATCAG GTGTTCGTCCTAATGCAGTTCGACCCGGGCGTGGAGTACCGGTCCCAGCGGCGCGCCGGCTCGGCCACGGGCAGCGGCGGCAAGGACGACGCCTCCTGA
- the LOC126369367 gene encoding calcium-activated potassium channel slowpoke isoform X5 has product MASSEEEATTAAILEDDCLSVRKWWCFLLSSIFTFLAGLLVVLVWRACAFVCCRKEPELAPNDPKQKEQKAARQGKQEFEGTFMTEAKDWAGELISGQTTTGRILVVLVFILSIASLVIYFIDASSEEVERCQKWSDNITQQIDLAFNIFFMVYFFIRFIAASDKLWFMLEMYSFVDYFTIPPSFVSIYLDRTWIGLRFLRALRLMTVPDILQYLNILKTSSSIRLAQLVSIFISVWLTAAGIIHLLENSGDPLEFDNAQSLSYWTCVYFLIVTMSTVGYGDVFCHTVLGRTFLVFFLLVGLAMFASSIPEIIELVGSRSKYSGELKREHGKRHIVVCGHITYESVSHFLKDFLHEDREDVDVEVVFLHRKPPDLELEGLFKRHFTTVEFFQGTIMNPIDLQRVKVHEADACLVLANKYCQDPDAEDAANIMRVISIKNYSDDIRVIIQLMQYHNKAYLLNIPSWDWKQGDDVICLAELKLGFIAQSCLAPGFSTMMANLFAMRSFKTSQEMAIWTNDYMRGTGMEMYTETLSTTFVGMPFKLAAELCFTKLKLLLLAIEIKGEEGADSKISINPRNAKIHANTQGFFIAQSADEVKRAWYYCKACHEDIKDETLIKKCKCKNCEIARERGEDISLINRNHRSAAPTSLLSPMANQLMNTTTTRQVNKVKPNVNRAPPDTPTSRSSGGNQNSNGVSLPAGLADDQSKDFDFEKTEMKYDSTGMFHWSPARNLEDCILDRNQAAMTVLNGHVVVCLFADPDSPLIGLRNLVMPLRASNFHYHELKHVVIVGSVEYIRREWKMLQNLPKISVLNGSPLSRADLRAVNVNLCDMCCILSAKVPSNDDPTLADKEAILASLNIKAMTFDDTIGVLSGGAGANGGAATQPPPGAPPAPVLLQRRGSVYGANVPMITELVNDSNVQFLDQDDDDDPDTELYLTQPFACGTAFAVSVLDSLMSTTYFNQNALTLIRSLITGGATPELELILAEGAGLRGGYSTPESLANRDRCRVGQISLYDGPLAQFGEAGKYGDLFVAALRAYGMLCIGLYRFRDTSSSCDASSKRYVITNPPDDFCLLPTDQVFVLMQFDPGVEYRSQRRAGSATGSGGKDDAS; this is encoded by the exons GTAGTGTTGGTGTTCATCCTGAGTATAGCATCGCTCGTCATCTACTTCATTGACGCATCCAG TGAGGAGGTGGAGCGGTGCCAGAAATGGAGTGACAATATTACTCAGCAGATCGACCTTGcctttaacatattttttatggtctacttttttatacga TTTATAGCAGCTAGTGACAAACTATGGTTCATGCTCGAGATGTATTCATTTGTAGATTATTTCACGATACCCCCATCCTTTGTATCAATATACCTGGATAGAACGTGGATAG GGCTAAGGTTTCTCAGAGCTCTACGCTTAATGACCGTGCCTGATATTTTGCAGTACCTCAATATATTAAAGACATCGAGCTCAATTCGGTTGGCGCAATTAGTTTCTATATTTATATCAGTGTGGTTGACCGCTGCCGGCATTATTCATTTG CTGGAAAACTCTGGCGATCCGTTGGAGTTCGATAACGCACAGTCGCTATCGTATTGGACTTGTGTGTACTTCCTGATAGTGACCATGTCCACTGTAGGTTACGGTGATGTGTTCTGTCACACGGTTCTGGGCAGAacctttttggttttttttctccTCGTCGGCTTG GCAATGTTCGCTAGTAGCATTCCTGAAATTATAGAGCTGGTAGGAAGTAGGTCCAAGTACAGTGGCGAGCTGAAGCGTGAACACGGAAAAAG GCATATAGTTGTATGTGGACACATAACATACGAATCAGTGAGCCATTTTTTAAAAGACTTCCTACATGAAGACCGAGAAGACGTAGACGTTGAAGTTGTTTTTTTACACAG GAAACCGCCCGACCTGGAGCTCGAAGGCCTGTTCAAGAGACACTTTACCACTGTGGAATTCTTTCAAGGCACCATTATGAATCCAATCGACCTACAAAGGGTAAAA GTACATGAAGCGGATGCGTGCTTGGTGCTAGCAAACAAGTACTGTCAGGACCCTGACGCGGAAGACGCCGCTAACATCATGAGGGTCATCTCCATCAAGAACTATTCTGACGACATCAGAGTCATCATCCAACTGATGCAGTATCACAATAAG GCCTACCTCCTCAACATTCCATCGTGGGACTGGAAGCAGGGCGATGACGTCATATGCCTGGCGGAGCTCAAGTTGGGCTTCATCGCTCAGAGCTGCCTCGCGCCCGGCTTCTCCACCATGATGGCCAACCTCTTCGCCATGCGAAGCTTTAAGACG TCCCAAGAGATGGCTATATGGACTAATGACTACATGCGCGGTACCGGCATGGAGATGTACACGGAAACGCTAAGCACCACGTTTGTCGGGATGCCGTTCAAACTGGCAGCAGA ACTCTGCTTCACAAAGCTAAAGCTGCTGCTGCTCGCCATCGAGATCAAGGGTGAAGAGGGGGCGGACAGCAAGATCTCAATCAACCCTCGCAACGCCAAGATCCATGCCAACACGCAGGGATTCTTCATCGCGCAATCTGCCGATGAGGTCAAAAG AGCTTGGTACTACTGTAAGGCCTGTCACGAGGACATCAAGGATGAGACCCTCATCAAGAAGTGCAAATGCAAAAACT GTGAAATCGCAAGGGAACGAGGGGAAGACATAAGTT TAATAAACCGGAACCACCGAAGTGCTGCGCCTACTTCGCTTCTCTCCCCGATGGCCAATCAGCTCATGAACACCACTACAACGAGACAGGTCAACAAGGTCAAACCCAACGTCAACAGAGCACCGCCTGATAC GCCAACGAGTAGAAGTAGCGGTGGTAACCAGAACAGCAACGGTGTCAGTTTGCCAGCGGGGCTGGCGGACGACCAGTCCAAAGACTTCGACTTCGAAAAGACTGAAATGAAATACGACTCCACTGGCATGTTCCACTGGAGCCCCGCCAGGAATCTGGAGGAttgtatatta gacagaaaccaaGCGGCAATGACAGTTCTAAACGGCCACGTGGTAGTATGTTTGTTCGCGGACCCGGACTCGCCTCTAATAGGACTTCGGAACCTGGTAATGCCGCTCCGGGCGTCAAACTTCCACTATCACGAGCTGAAACACGTGGTTATCGTCGGCAGCGTCGAGTATATTAGGAGAGAATGGAAGATGTTGCAGAATCTACCCAAGATTTCTGTTTTGAAT GGTTCACCGCTAAGCCGGGCCGACTTGCGTGCAGTTAATGTCAATTTATGTGACATGTGCTGTATTCTATCAGCGAAG GTGCCATCAAACGATGACCCAACGTTGGCCGACAAGGAAGCTATTCTGGCTTCGCTGAACATCAAGGCGATGACGTTCGACGACACAATCGGCGTGCtgagcggcggcgcgggcgccaaCGGCGGCGCAGCCACGCAGCCGCCGCCCGGCGCGCCGCCCGCACCCGTGCTGCTGCAGCGGCGGGGCTCCGTCTACGGGGCCAATGTGCCTATGATTACTG AGCTGGTGAACGACAGCAACGTGCAGTTCTTGGACCAGGATGACGATGATGACCCCGACACGGAGCTGTACCTCACACAGCCTTTTGCTTGCGGCACCGCCTTCGCCGTCAGCGTGCTCGATTCGCTCATGTCTACT ACATACTTCAACCAGAATGCCTTAACCCTGATCCGGTCGCTGATCACGGGCGGCGCCACGCCAGAGCTGGAGCTCATCCTGGCAGAGGGTGCCGGCCTGCGCGGCGGATACTCCACGCCAGAGAGCTTGGCCAACAG GGACCGGTGTAGAGTGGGCCAGATATCTCTCTACGACGGTCCATTGGCGCAGTTTGGCGAGGCGGGCAAGTACGGCGACCTGTTCGTAGCGGCGCTGCGGGCGTATGGCATGTTGTGCATCGGGCTGTATCGCTTCCGAGACACGTCCTCATCGTGCGACGCCTCTAGCAAGCGATACGTCATCACCAACCCGCCTGATGACTTCTGCTTGCTGCCCACTGATCAG GTGTTCGTCCTAATGCAGTTCGACCCGGGCGTGGAGTACCGGTCCCAGCGGCGCGCCGGCTCGGCCACGGGCAGCGGCGGCAAGGACGACGCCTCCTGA
- the LOC126369367 gene encoding calcium-activated potassium channel slowpoke isoform X4, with product MASSEEEATTAAILEDDCLSVRKWWCFLLSSIFTFLAGLLVVLVWRACAFVCCRKEPELAPNDPKQKEQKAARQGKQEFEGTFMTEAKDWAGELISGQTTTGRILVVLVFILSIASLVIYFIDASSEEVERCQKWSDNITQQIDLAFNIFFMVYFFIRFIAASDKLWFMLEMYSFVDYFTIPPSFVSIYLDRTWIGLRFLRALRLMTVPDILQYLNILKTSSSIRLAQLVSIFISVWLTAAGIIHLLENSGDPLEFDNAQSLSYWTCVYFLIVTMSTVGYGDVFCHTVLGRTFLVFFLLVGLAMFASSIPEIIELVGSRSKYSGELKREHGKRHIVVCGHITYESVSHFLKDFLHEDREDVDVEVVFLHRKPPDLELEGLFKRHFTTVEFFQGTIMNPIDLQRVKVHEADACLVLANKYCQDPDAEDAANIMRVISIKNYSDDIRVIIQLMQYHNKAYLLNIPSWDWKQGDDVICLAELKLGFIAQSCLAPGFSTMMANLFAMRSFKTSQEMAIWTNDYMRGTGMEMYTETLSTTFVGMPFKLAAELCFTKLKLLLLAIEIKGEEGADSKISINPRNAKIHANTQGFFIAQSADEVKRAWYYCKACHEDIKDETLIKKCKCKNYDHHPPPTFTPPELPKKVHVRGEIARERGEDISLINRNHRSAAPTSLLSPMANQLMNTTTTRQVNKVKPNVNRAPPDTPTSRSSGGNQNSNGVSLPAGLADDQSKDFDFEKTEMKYDSTGMFHWSPARNLEDCILDRNQAAMTVLNGHVVVCLFADPDSPLIGLRNLVMPLRASNFHYHELKHVVIVGSVEYIRREWKMLQNLPKISVLNGSPLSRADLRAVNVNLCDMCCILSAKVPSNDDPTLADKEAILASLNIKAMTFDDTIGVLSGGAGANGGAATQPPPGAPPAPVLLQRRGSVYGANVPMITELVNDSNVQFLDQDDDDDPDTELYLTQPFACGTAFAVSVLDSLMSTTYFNQNALTLIRSLITGGATPELELILAEGAGLRGGYSTPESLANRDRCRVGQISLYDGPLAQFGEAGKYGDLFVAALRAYGMLCIGLYRFRDTSSSCDASSKRYVITNPPDDFCLLPTDQVFVLMQFDPGVEYRSQRRAGSATGSGGKDDAS from the exons GTAGTGTTGGTGTTCATCCTGAGTATAGCATCGCTCGTCATCTACTTCATTGACGCATCCAG TGAGGAGGTGGAGCGGTGCCAGAAATGGAGTGACAATATTACTCAGCAGATCGACCTTGcctttaacatattttttatggtctacttttttatacga TTTATAGCAGCTAGTGACAAACTATGGTTCATGCTCGAGATGTATTCATTTGTAGATTATTTCACGATACCCCCATCCTTTGTATCAATATACCTGGATAGAACGTGGATAG GGCTAAGGTTTCTCAGAGCTCTACGCTTAATGACCGTGCCTGATATTTTGCAGTACCTCAATATATTAAAGACATCGAGCTCAATTCGGTTGGCGCAATTAGTTTCTATATTTATATCAGTGTGGTTGACCGCTGCCGGCATTATTCATTTG CTGGAAAACTCTGGCGATCCGTTGGAGTTCGATAACGCACAGTCGCTATCGTATTGGACTTGTGTGTACTTCCTGATAGTGACCATGTCCACTGTAGGTTACGGTGATGTGTTCTGTCACACGGTTCTGGGCAGAacctttttggttttttttctccTCGTCGGCTTG GCAATGTTCGCTAGTAGCATTCCTGAAATTATAGAGCTGGTAGGAAGTAGGTCCAAGTACAGTGGCGAGCTGAAGCGTGAACACGGAAAAAG GCATATAGTTGTATGTGGACACATAACATACGAATCAGTGAGCCATTTTTTAAAAGACTTCCTACATGAAGACCGAGAAGACGTAGACGTTGAAGTTGTTTTTTTACACAG GAAACCGCCCGACCTGGAGCTCGAAGGCCTGTTCAAGAGACACTTTACCACTGTGGAATTCTTTCAAGGCACCATTATGAATCCAATCGACCTACAAAGGGTAAAA GTACATGAAGCGGATGCGTGCTTGGTGCTAGCAAACAAGTACTGTCAGGACCCTGACGCGGAAGACGCCGCTAACATCATGAGGGTCATCTCCATCAAGAACTATTCTGACGACATCAGAGTCATCATCCAACTGATGCAGTATCACAATAAG GCCTACCTCCTCAACATTCCATCGTGGGACTGGAAGCAGGGCGATGACGTCATATGCCTGGCGGAGCTCAAGTTGGGCTTCATCGCTCAGAGCTGCCTCGCGCCCGGCTTCTCCACCATGATGGCCAACCTCTTCGCCATGCGAAGCTTTAAGACG TCCCAAGAGATGGCTATATGGACTAATGACTACATGCGCGGTACCGGCATGGAGATGTACACGGAAACGCTAAGCACCACGTTTGTCGGGATGCCGTTCAAACTGGCAGCAGA ACTCTGCTTCACAAAGCTAAAGCTGCTGCTGCTCGCCATCGAGATCAAGGGTGAAGAGGGGGCGGACAGCAAGATCTCAATCAACCCTCGCAACGCCAAGATCCATGCCAACACGCAGGGATTCTTCATCGCGCAATCTGCCGATGAGGTCAAAAG AGCTTGGTACTACTGTAAGGCCTGTCACGAGGACATCAAGGATGAGACCCTCATCAAGAAGTGCAAATGCAAAAACT ATGACCACCATCCTCCCCCCACCTTCACGCCGCCAGAGTTGCCCAAGAAGGTCCATGTTCGAG GTGAAATCGCAAGGGAACGAGGGGAAGACATAAGTT TAATAAACCGGAACCACCGAAGTGCTGCGCCTACTTCGCTTCTCTCCCCGATGGCCAATCAGCTCATGAACACCACTACAACGAGACAGGTCAACAAGGTCAAACCCAACGTCAACAGAGCACCGCCTGATAC GCCAACGAGTAGAAGTAGCGGTGGTAACCAGAACAGCAACGGTGTCAGTTTGCCAGCGGGGCTGGCGGACGACCAGTCCAAAGACTTCGACTTCGAAAAGACTGAAATGAAATACGACTCCACTGGCATGTTCCACTGGAGCCCCGCCAGGAATCTGGAGGAttgtatatta gacagaaaccaaGCGGCAATGACAGTTCTAAACGGCCACGTGGTAGTATGTTTGTTCGCGGACCCGGACTCGCCTCTAATAGGACTTCGGAACCTGGTAATGCCGCTCCGGGCGTCAAACTTCCACTATCACGAGCTGAAACACGTGGTTATCGTCGGCAGCGTCGAGTATATTAGGAGAGAATGGAAGATGTTGCAGAATCTACCCAAGATTTCTGTTTTGAAT GGTTCACCGCTAAGCCGGGCCGACTTGCGTGCAGTTAATGTCAATTTATGTGACATGTGCTGTATTCTATCAGCGAAG GTGCCATCAAACGATGACCCAACGTTGGCCGACAAGGAAGCTATTCTGGCTTCGCTGAACATCAAGGCGATGACGTTCGACGACACAATCGGCGTGCtgagcggcggcgcgggcgccaaCGGCGGCGCAGCCACGCAGCCGCCGCCCGGCGCGCCGCCCGCACCCGTGCTGCTGCAGCGGCGGGGCTCCGTCTACGGGGCCAATGTGCCTATGATTACTG AGCTGGTGAACGACAGCAACGTGCAGTTCTTGGACCAGGATGACGATGATGACCCCGACACGGAGCTGTACCTCACACAGCCTTTTGCTTGCGGCACCGCCTTCGCCGTCAGCGTGCTCGATTCGCTCATGTCTACT ACATACTTCAACCAGAATGCCTTAACCCTGATCCGGTCGCTGATCACGGGCGGCGCCACGCCAGAGCTGGAGCTCATCCTGGCAGAGGGTGCCGGCCTGCGCGGCGGATACTCCACGCCAGAGAGCTTGGCCAACAG GGACCGGTGTAGAGTGGGCCAGATATCTCTCTACGACGGTCCATTGGCGCAGTTTGGCGAGGCGGGCAAGTACGGCGACCTGTTCGTAGCGGCGCTGCGGGCGTATGGCATGTTGTGCATCGGGCTGTATCGCTTCCGAGACACGTCCTCATCGTGCGACGCCTCTAGCAAGCGATACGTCATCACCAACCCGCCTGATGACTTCTGCTTGCTGCCCACTGATCAG GTGTTCGTCCTAATGCAGTTCGACCCGGGCGTGGAGTACCGGTCCCAGCGGCGCGCCGGCTCGGCCACGGGCAGCGGCGGCAAGGACGACGCCTCCTGA